A single genomic interval of Streptosporangium album harbors:
- a CDS encoding polyphosphate kinase 2 family protein → MKRLSKVDLSQKLGKKEAAERLDAALDRLLHLRLVLGGQIGDKRIGPPLCAVFEGWDASGKGGAIKRLVRPLDPRHVRVAQFAAPTYDEKRHHFLWRFWPVLPGWGGMAVLDRSWYGRVLVERVEGFATEEQWSRAYGEIVEFERTLVAEGMIIVKFWMHVSEKEQLRRFQDRAGDPLRVWKLTDEDWRNREKRPQYEAAVEDMLDRTDHPKAPWHVVAGDDKQLARVVVVETVCAAVEAELLARGYDLSSPVIRQPFSHG, encoded by the coding sequence ATGAAACGGCTGTCCAAGGTTGACCTGTCACAGAAGCTGGGCAAGAAGGAGGCCGCCGAGCGCCTCGACGCCGCGCTGGACCGCCTGCTGCACCTGCGGCTCGTCCTGGGCGGTCAGATCGGCGACAAACGCATCGGCCCCCCGCTGTGCGCGGTGTTCGAGGGATGGGACGCCTCGGGCAAGGGAGGAGCCATCAAACGGCTGGTGCGCCCGCTCGACCCCCGGCATGTTCGGGTCGCCCAGTTCGCGGCGCCGACCTACGACGAGAAGCGGCACCACTTCCTGTGGCGGTTCTGGCCCGTCCTGCCCGGCTGGGGCGGCATGGCCGTGCTCGACCGCTCCTGGTACGGGCGGGTGCTGGTGGAGCGCGTCGAGGGCTTCGCCACCGAGGAGCAGTGGTCGCGCGCCTACGGCGAGATCGTGGAGTTCGAGAGGACCCTGGTCGCCGAGGGCATGATCATCGTCAAGTTCTGGATGCACGTCTCCGAGAAGGAGCAGCTGCGGCGCTTCCAGGATCGGGCGGGCGACCCGCTGCGGGTCTGGAAACTCACCGACGAGGACTGGCGCAACCGTGAGAAGCGTCCGCAGTACGAGGCCGCCGTGGAGGACATGCTCGACCGGACCGACCATCCGAAGGCTCCCTGGCACGTGGTGGCCGGAGACGACAAGCAGCTGGCCCGCGTCGTGGTCGTCGAGACGGTCTGCGCCGCGGTCGAGGCGGAACTGCTGGCCCGGGGCTACGACCTGAGCAGCCCCGTCATCCGCCAGCCGTTCTCACACGGATAG
- a CDS encoding bifunctional phosphatase PAP2/diacylglycerol kinase family protein, translated as MRLSSRLGRLDRRLFAMVAGAKLPGLERLVPVLSRSADNSLLWAGLAGALAVSGRRPLRRAATRGLLAVSLASPLVNLVGKQAFGRTRPSLDGLPLRRMIKMPASASFPSGHSASAAAFATAVAVEAPAVVAAPVALLAAAVCFSRVYTGVHYPGDVLAGAAIGVATGLLTRRLWPEAVTGAPRVVTAPPVPGHDPDGQGVVAVINPSAGGAPAVVAAVRSWLPKAEVVEVDGPDVARVMDEAAARARVLAVAGGDGTAGCGAQAALRYRKPLMIIPAGTLDHFAAALGLRGPEDAMAAYRSGGVVAVDVGEVAGRIFLNNAGLGVYPQIVDRRESVEQRIGKWPALLWALGRVLRTAEPEEVVVDGVPQRIWLLFVGNCRYDSRGAAPRLRRRLEDGLLDVRLLTATSRLPRLRALTSVLLGGIGLSRHYQQWQADTLRLSSPSGTVRLARDGETFTVPGDVEFTKRPRSLLVIRPAG; from the coding sequence ATGCGGTTGAGCTCACGGCTCGGCAGACTGGACCGGCGGCTGTTCGCCATGGTGGCGGGCGCGAAGCTTCCCGGCCTCGAGCGTCTCGTCCCCGTCCTGTCGCGTTCCGCCGACAACTCGCTGCTGTGGGCCGGTCTCGCCGGGGCGCTGGCGGTCAGCGGGCGGCGGCCGCTGCGCCGCGCCGCGACCCGCGGGCTGCTCGCGGTCAGCCTGGCCAGTCCCCTGGTGAATCTGGTCGGCAAGCAGGCCTTCGGCCGGACCCGCCCGTCACTGGACGGCCTGCCCCTGAGAAGAATGATCAAGATGCCCGCGTCGGCGTCGTTCCCCTCCGGTCATTCGGCCTCGGCCGCCGCGTTCGCCACCGCCGTGGCCGTCGAGGCGCCCGCCGTGGTCGCGGCCCCCGTCGCACTGCTCGCGGCGGCCGTCTGCTTCTCCCGCGTCTACACCGGCGTGCACTACCCGGGAGACGTCCTGGCGGGGGCAGCGATCGGCGTCGCTACCGGGCTGCTCACCCGGCGGCTCTGGCCGGAGGCCGTGACGGGCGCGCCGCGGGTGGTCACCGCGCCGCCGGTGCCCGGGCACGACCCCGACGGCCAGGGCGTGGTCGCCGTGATCAACCCCTCTGCGGGAGGTGCCCCGGCCGTGGTCGCCGCGGTGCGGTCCTGGCTGCCCAAGGCCGAGGTGGTCGAGGTGGACGGACCGGACGTGGCCCGGGTGATGGACGAGGCCGCAGCCCGTGCCCGGGTGCTCGCGGTCGCCGGAGGCGACGGCACGGCCGGTTGCGGGGCGCAGGCCGCGCTGCGATACCGCAAACCCCTGATGATCATCCCGGCGGGGACGCTGGACCACTTCGCGGCCGCCCTGGGCCTACGCGGACCCGAGGACGCGATGGCCGCCTACCGTTCGGGCGGGGTGGTCGCGGTGGACGTGGGGGAGGTGGCCGGCCGGATCTTCCTCAACAACGCCGGCCTCGGCGTCTATCCGCAGATCGTCGACCGGCGTGAGTCCGTCGAGCAGCGCATCGGCAAGTGGCCGGCGCTGTTGTGGGCACTGGGCCGCGTGCTGCGCACCGCCGAGCCCGAGGAGGTGGTCGTCGACGGCGTGCCCCAGCGGATATGGCTGCTGTTCGTCGGCAACTGCCGCTACGACTCGCGCGGAGCCGCCCCACGCCTGCGGCGGAGACTGGAGGACGGATTGCTGGACGTCCGGCTGCTGACCGCCACCTCCCGGCTGCCCCGGCTGCGCGCCCTCACCAGCGTGTTGCTGGGCGGGATCGGCCTGTCCCGGCACTACCAGCAGTGGCAGGCCGACACGCTGAGACTCTCCTCGCCCTCCGGCACGGTACGGCTGGCCCGCGACGGTGAGACGTTCACCGTGCCCGGGGACGTGGAGTTCACCAAGCGGCCCCGCTCCCTGCTCGTGATCCGCCCGGCGGGTTAG
- a CDS encoding TFIIB-type zinc ribbon-containing protein translates to MQCPKCRGAMRTYERNGVHIDQCESCRGIFLDYGELETLTRMESQWSQSHAAPPPPPPPPPMHGAPAWGAPHHGGHYGHHRQRSWVGMLFST, encoded by the coding sequence ATGCAGTGCCCGAAGTGTCGCGGCGCCATGCGCACTTATGAGCGCAACGGCGTCCACATCGACCAGTGTGAGAGCTGTCGCGGGATCTTCCTGGACTATGGCGAGCTCGAGACCCTGACTCGCATGGAGAGCCAGTGGTCCCAGTCGCACGCCGCTCCGCCCCCGCCTCCGCCGCCGCCGCCCATGCACGGCGCCCCCGCCTGGGGCGCGCCGCATCACGGGGGTCACTACGGCCACCACCGCCAGCGCAGCTGGGTGGGGATGCTCTTCTCGACCTGA
- a CDS encoding phosphotransferase family protein produces MNDSGDLIDELRRIGVRYGGAPAEVLPTRPDVIIVRAGSVVVKAHAPGAEKAPLVERMRAVAHPALRGIMLGPVTEEVTVVRDRLVTVWPAGVPVDHGDPDAAPWEASARLLAGLHAVPAGALPPLPAAGGPARVGATVARLGGDSAAERVVRRALACLPSFDAGPRSTTHGDWHMGQLVRTGDGWILIDVDDLGIGDPAWDLARPAAWFAAGLLDPEVWHRFLGAYRAAGGHAAGADGDPWEWLDLPAQAMTVQLTAAALATAEREGRPPDEVEQVLIDTCERIIRLRSACYSAPTE; encoded by the coding sequence GTGAACGACAGCGGGGACCTGATCGACGAGCTGCGCCGGATCGGCGTCCGGTACGGCGGCGCGCCCGCCGAGGTACTGCCCACCAGACCGGACGTGATCATCGTCCGGGCGGGATCCGTCGTGGTGAAGGCGCACGCCCCCGGGGCGGAGAAGGCACCGCTGGTGGAGCGGATGCGGGCCGTCGCCCACCCGGCGCTGCGCGGCATCATGCTCGGCCCGGTGACCGAGGAGGTCACGGTCGTCCGCGATCGGCTGGTCACCGTGTGGCCGGCCGGGGTTCCGGTGGACCACGGTGATCCGGACGCGGCACCCTGGGAGGCGTCCGCGCGGCTGCTGGCCGGGTTGCACGCCGTACCGGCCGGGGCGCTGCCCCCGCTGCCGGCCGCGGGCGGGCCCGCCCGGGTGGGAGCCACGGTCGCCCGATTGGGCGGCGACTCCGCCGCCGAGCGCGTCGTGCGCCGCGCCCTGGCCTGCCTGCCCTCTTTCGACGCCGGGCCGCGCTCGACGACCCACGGCGACTGGCACATGGGCCAGCTGGTCCGCACCGGGGACGGGTGGATCCTCATCGACGTCGACGATCTGGGGATCGGCGACCCGGCGTGGGACCTGGCCCGGCCGGCGGCCTGGTTCGCGGCCGGGCTGCTGGACCCGGAGGTGTGGCACCGTTTCCTGGGGGCCTACCGCGCCGCGGGCGGACACGCCGCCGGAGCCGACGGCGACCCGTGGGAGTGGCTGGATCTACCGGCGCAGGCGATGACGGTGCAGCTGACGGCGGCCGCGCTGGCCACCGCGGAACGGGAGGGACGGCCGCCGGACGAGGTCGAGCAGGTGCTGATCGACACCTGCGAGAGGATTATCCGGCTCCGAAGCGCCTGCTACAGCGCGCCCACCGAGTAG
- a CDS encoding LLM class flavin-dependent oxidoreductase: MRIGFAVPVSGSWATPANMVRVAQRAEALGYHEVWTFQRLLYPQGHPMGPVYRSVHDPVVTLAYLAGVTSRVRLGVAVLNMPFSSPAMLAKQLASLQTVSGGRLDVGLGLGWLPEEFAASGVSSERRGRRGEEFVHVLRRLWSEEVVEHRGEFYELPPVHQDPKPLPSPPILLGGSAEVALRRAGRLADGWISSSREDLDRIDEKIAIVKESARAAGRDPEALRFVTRGVTRIRPSGDAGRAPLTGSFEEIRQDVAMLESRGVTDVFHDLNFDPEIGSPDADPEESMRRAEAALEALVP, from the coding sequence ATGAGGATCGGATTCGCGGTGCCGGTGTCGGGATCCTGGGCGACGCCCGCCAACATGGTGCGGGTCGCGCAGCGGGCGGAGGCGCTCGGCTATCACGAGGTGTGGACCTTCCAGCGCCTGCTGTATCCGCAGGGGCATCCGATGGGGCCGGTCTACCGCAGCGTGCACGACCCGGTGGTCACGCTGGCCTACCTGGCGGGGGTGACCAGCCGTGTCCGGCTCGGCGTGGCGGTGCTCAACATGCCCTTCTCCTCGCCGGCGATGCTGGCCAAACAGCTGGCCAGCCTGCAGACCGTGTCCGGTGGCAGGCTGGACGTGGGGCTCGGGCTGGGCTGGCTCCCGGAGGAGTTCGCGGCGTCGGGGGTGTCCTCCGAACGGCGCGGGCGGCGCGGGGAGGAGTTCGTCCACGTGCTGCGCCGGCTCTGGTCGGAGGAGGTCGTGGAGCACAGAGGGGAGTTCTACGAGCTGCCGCCCGTGCACCAGGACCCCAAGCCGCTCCCGTCGCCGCCGATCCTGCTGGGCGGGAGCGCGGAGGTGGCGCTGCGCCGGGCGGGACGGCTGGCGGACGGCTGGATCAGTTCGAGCCGCGAGGATCTCGACCGCATCGACGAGAAGATCGCCATCGTGAAGGAGTCGGCGCGTGCCGCCGGGCGGGACCCGGAGGCGCTGCGTTTCGTCACCCGCGGCGTCACCCGGATCCGCCCGTCCGGAGACGCCGGGCGTGCCCCGCTGACCGGCTCGTTCGAGGAGATCCGGCAGGACGTGGCCATGCTGGAGTCCAGAGGTGTCACCGACGTCTTCCACGACCTCAACTTCGATCCGGAGATCGGCTCACCCGACGCCGATCCGGAGGAGTCGATGCGCCGGGCCGAAGCGGCGCTGGAGGCTCTCGTGCCCTGA
- a CDS encoding HAD-IIA family hydrolase, with product MVDERKPIECWLSDMDGVLVHEGQPVPGADEFIRRLRESGKRFLVLTNNSIYTQRDLAVRLRMAGLEIPPESIWTSALATARFLDSQRPGGSAYVIGEAGLTTALHEVGYVLTDIEPDYVVLGETRTYSFTQITRAIRLIEGGARFIATNPDPVGPSNEGSLPACGAVAAMITKATGVEPYFVGKPNPMMMRSALRAIDGHSESTAMIGDRMDTDIVSGMEAGLHTILVLTGVMSRGQVDRYPFRPSQVVDSIADLIGMIDGDT from the coding sequence ATGGTGGACGAGCGCAAGCCGATCGAGTGCTGGTTGTCGGACATGGACGGGGTCCTCGTCCATGAGGGGCAGCCGGTGCCCGGTGCCGACGAGTTCATCCGCCGTCTGCGCGAGTCCGGCAAGCGGTTCCTGGTGCTCACCAACAACTCCATCTACACCCAGCGCGACCTCGCCGTACGGCTGCGGATGGCGGGTCTTGAGATCCCGCCGGAGTCGATCTGGACCTCGGCGCTCGCCACCGCGAGGTTCCTGGACTCCCAGCGTCCGGGTGGCTCCGCCTACGTGATCGGCGAGGCCGGGCTGACCACCGCCCTGCACGAGGTCGGCTATGTTCTCACCGACATCGAGCCCGACTACGTGGTGCTCGGTGAGACCCGCACCTACAGCTTCACCCAGATCACCCGGGCCATCCGGCTGATCGAGGGCGGCGCGCGGTTCATCGCCACCAACCCCGACCCGGTCGGCCCGTCCAACGAGGGGTCGCTGCCCGCCTGCGGCGCGGTCGCGGCGATGATCACCAAGGCGACCGGTGTGGAGCCGTACTTCGTGGGCAAGCCCAACCCGATGATGATGCGCAGCGCGCTGCGGGCCATCGACGGTCACAGCGAGAGCACCGCCATGATCGGGGACCGGATGGACACCGACATCGTCTCCGGCATGGAGGCGGGGCTGCACACGATCCTGGTGCTCACCGGTGTCATGAGCAGGGGGCAGGTGGACCGCTATCCGTTCCGTCCGTCTCAGGTGGTCGACTCGATCGCCGACCTGATCGGGATGATCGACGGAGATACCTGA
- a CDS encoding neutral zinc metallopeptidase → MRRWRATWLVLALTSLITVGAGGGVASATARQADDMDKDISAAVYVVNRYWSSHWSRFFTGRYSSPGVFGGYRRGGRKPPLCGPDRLTYDNAWYCRNGDYIAWDVDLMREGYRFGDAWVYLVIAHEWGHAVQGRLNRSLVMRTYELQADCLAGAVLYGAAADGILWFEKGDVEEIEAAHRRLGDATSWTDVSDHGTAAQRMSAFRRGAKYGVPGCLPG, encoded by the coding sequence ATGCGGCGATGGAGAGCGACCTGGCTGGTGCTCGCCCTGACGTCCCTGATCACCGTCGGCGCGGGCGGCGGGGTCGCCTCCGCGACCGCACGGCAGGCGGACGACATGGACAAGGACATCTCCGCGGCCGTTTACGTGGTCAACCGTTACTGGTCGAGCCACTGGTCCCGGTTCTTCACCGGAAGGTACTCCAGCCCCGGCGTTTTCGGCGGTTACCGGAGAGGGGGGCGTAAGCCGCCTCTCTGCGGCCCGGACCGGCTCACCTACGACAACGCGTGGTACTGCCGGAACGGCGACTACATCGCATGGGACGTCGACCTCATGAGGGAGGGCTACCGTTTCGGGGACGCGTGGGTGTATCTGGTCATCGCCCACGAATGGGGGCACGCCGTGCAGGGGCGGCTCAACCGCTCGCTGGTCATGCGCACCTACGAACTCCAGGCGGACTGCCTGGCGGGAGCCGTCCTGTACGGCGCCGCCGCGGACGGGATCCTGTGGTTCGAGAAGGGGGACGTGGAGGAGATCGAGGCGGCGCACCGGAGGCTGGGGGACGCGACCTCGTGGACCGACGTCAGCGACCACGGAACCGCCGCCCAGCGGATGTCCGCTTTCAGGCGGGGCGCGAAGTACGGGGTGCCCGGCTGTCTGCCCGGCTGA
- the arfB gene encoding alternative ribosome rescue aminoacyl-tRNA hydrolase ArfB, translated as MPGPLQISGSVSVPEAELRWRFSRSSGPGGQGVNTTDSRVELSFDLAATESISPFLKARAAERLAPRLVNGVITIAASEFRSQLRNREAAEMRLAQLLREAIAPPPKKRRPTKPSRGAVERRITAKKQRSDLKRLRRGDH; from the coding sequence ATGCCCGGTCCGCTTCAGATCAGCGGCTCGGTCTCGGTCCCCGAGGCCGAGCTCCGCTGGCGGTTCTCTCGCTCCTCGGGCCCCGGCGGGCAGGGGGTCAACACCACCGACAGCCGGGTCGAGCTCAGCTTCGACCTGGCCGCCACCGAGTCGATCAGTCCGTTCCTGAAGGCCCGCGCCGCAGAACGCCTCGCTCCCCGCCTGGTGAACGGCGTCATCACCATCGCCGCCTCGGAGTTCCGCTCCCAGTTGCGCAACCGCGAGGCCGCCGAGATGCGCCTGGCCCAGCTCCTGCGCGAGGCCATCGCCCCGCCACCCAAGAAACGCCGGCCGACCAAGCCGAGCAGGGGGGCCGTCGAGCGGCGGATCACCGCCAAGAAGCAGCGCTCCGACCTCAAGCGGCTGCGCCGGGGCGACCACTGA
- a CDS encoding alkaline phosphatase D family protein codes for MFLSVAAAGAGGLLLTGAGLAPARTLRSDPFTLGIASGDPSRDGFVLWTRLALDPLGPEGRGGMPARDVDVEWQVATDERFAKVVRDGTATARWRRAHSVHVEPDGLEPGREYFYRFRADGHLSPTGRTRTTPAAPSPLTFAVAACAHYEHGYYTAYRRLAEQDPDLVVHLGDYMYEYAPQGYTALGGGVRRHTAGKCATLADYRMRHAQYKSDADLQAAHAVAPWLVAFDDHEIENNWAADVSSNDVPGFARRRANAFQAYYENMPLRRASLPHGASMRIHRRVDWGPLARFHLLDTRQFRDDQACEDGLRSGCDDRLATGRTLLGEDQRRWLLDGLAASGARWNLVGQQVLMARRDSKIGPGTEANMDSWDGYAAERTRLLTGFRDSGAANPVVLTGDAHMHHAADLRLDFDDPGSPQVAVELVTSSIASDGDGYRDRGRIAETLAENPHISYLDQRRGYIVCRLTPEELRADFRTLEYISRRGAPAKTGAHFTIPTGSSSLV; via the coding sequence GTGTTCCTTTCCGTTGCCGCCGCGGGTGCGGGCGGCCTGTTGCTCACCGGGGCCGGTCTCGCTCCGGCCCGGACCCTCCGCAGCGATCCGTTCACCCTCGGGATCGCCTCCGGTGACCCGTCACGGGACGGATTCGTGCTCTGGACCAGGCTCGCTCTCGACCCGCTGGGCCCGGAGGGGCGAGGCGGGATGCCTGCCCGGGACGTGGACGTCGAATGGCAGGTCGCCACGGACGAGCGGTTCGCGAAGGTCGTCCGTGACGGCACCGCGACCGCGCGGTGGAGGCGGGCGCACAGCGTCCATGTCGAGCCGGACGGGCTGGAGCCCGGACGGGAGTACTTCTACCGTTTCCGCGCCGACGGCCACCTGTCGCCGACCGGCCGGACCCGCACCACCCCGGCCGCGCCGTCCCCGCTCACCTTCGCCGTGGCCGCCTGCGCCCACTACGAGCACGGTTACTACACGGCGTACAGGAGGCTGGCCGAACAGGATCCCGACCTGGTCGTGCACCTGGGCGACTACATGTACGAATACGCGCCCCAGGGGTACACCGCGCTCGGCGGGGGCGTCCGCCGGCACACCGCGGGCAAGTGCGCCACACTGGCCGACTACCGGATGCGGCACGCGCAGTACAAGAGTGACGCCGACCTGCAGGCCGCGCACGCGGTCGCGCCCTGGCTGGTCGCCTTCGACGATCACGAGATCGAGAACAACTGGGCCGCCGACGTCTCCAGCAACGACGTTCCGGGGTTCGCCCGGCGCCGGGCCAACGCCTTCCAGGCCTACTACGAGAACATGCCGCTACGCCGGGCGAGCCTGCCGCACGGGGCGTCGATGCGGATCCACCGCCGGGTGGACTGGGGGCCGCTGGCCCGCTTCCACCTGCTCGACACCCGCCAGTTCCGCGACGACCAGGCATGCGAGGACGGGCTCAGGTCCGGCTGCGACGACCGGCTGGCGACGGGCCGCACCCTGCTGGGGGAGGACCAGCGGCGCTGGCTGCTCGACGGGCTGGCCGCCTCCGGCGCGCGATGGAACCTGGTCGGCCAGCAGGTCCTCATGGCCCGGCGGGACTCCAAGATCGGCCCCGGCACCGAGGCCAACATGGACTCCTGGGACGGCTACGCCGCCGAGCGCACCCGGCTGCTGACCGGTTTCCGGGACTCCGGAGCGGCCAACCCGGTCGTGCTGACCGGTGACGCGCACATGCACCACGCGGCCGACCTCAGGCTCGACTTCGACGACCCCGGCTCACCCCAGGTGGCGGTGGAGCTCGTCACCTCGTCGATCGCCAGTGACGGCGACGGATATCGGGACAGGGGCCGGATCGCCGAAACCCTCGCGGAGAACCCCCACATTTCCTACCTCGACCAGCGGCGGGGCTACATCGTCTGCCGGCTCACCCCCGAGGAACTGCGGGCCGATTTCCGTACGCTGGAATACATCAGCCGCCGTGGTGCTCCTGCGAAAACCGGGGCTCATTTCACTATTCCAACGGGTAGCTCCTCTTTGGTGTAA
- a CDS encoding FG-GAP-like repeat-containing protein encodes MRAAFLASAVLVTFLVPASPATAVASCSGVPSDFDADGRADLAVAAPYTAVGGHARAGSVTVLYGMRTERRLTQDDSGVPGEAETGDAFGSALATGDFDGDRCADLAVGVSEEDRSRPGADGDGAVQIFHGSAGGLRPAEVLDAGDLGRRRGPDRFGAALAAGDLDGDGDDELVIGVPGLGGGGVGVYGLKGSGPQVIEQDSGWVGQSAKETDQFGAVLATGDFDGDGRAEIAVGAPGDSFPKRNGQGSVTVLDVHRREATLFTQDSPGVAGLGEPWDFFGSALASGDFDADGRADLAIGVPGEGLTDNQRAMDYGDGTVDVLYGSPHGLRGGRAQAWSQRSLAGEPRYFDRFGAALAAGDLNGDGDDELVVGVPGENAVQVLAGSGAGGLTRKNNVLVPGRGGGFGSALATVTGRGLVVAAPDDGRLTLLRGSVKKGAYPGVSPATTARTLATTAGGALFGYALTGP; translated from the coding sequence ATGAGAGCCGCGTTTCTCGCCTCCGCCGTCCTCGTCACTTTTCTGGTCCCCGCCTCACCCGCCACCGCCGTGGCGTCCTGCTCCGGAGTCCCGTCCGACTTCGACGCCGACGGCCGCGCCGACCTCGCGGTCGCCGCGCCGTACACCGCCGTCGGCGGTCACGCCCGCGCCGGATCCGTCACCGTCCTGTACGGCATGCGTACCGAGAGACGGCTCACCCAGGACGATTCCGGCGTGCCCGGCGAGGCCGAGACGGGGGACGCCTTCGGTTCGGCGCTGGCGACCGGGGACTTCGACGGCGACCGCTGCGCCGACCTGGCGGTGGGCGTCTCCGAGGAGGACCGCTCCCGGCCGGGCGCCGACGGCGACGGTGCCGTGCAGATCTTCCACGGCTCCGCGGGCGGCCTGCGCCCCGCCGAGGTGCTCGACGCCGGGGATCTGGGCCGCAGGCGTGGCCCCGACCGGTTCGGCGCCGCGCTGGCCGCCGGTGACCTGGACGGCGACGGCGACGACGAGCTGGTGATCGGTGTGCCCGGTCTGGGCGGAGGCGGGGTCGGGGTGTACGGCCTCAAGGGGAGCGGGCCGCAGGTGATCGAGCAGGACAGTGGCTGGGTCGGCCAGAGCGCGAAGGAGACCGACCAGTTCGGGGCGGTACTCGCGACAGGCGACTTCGACGGCGACGGCCGCGCCGAGATCGCGGTGGGCGCGCCGGGCGACTCGTTCCCGAAGAGGAACGGCCAGGGTTCGGTCACCGTGCTCGACGTCCACCGCAGGGAGGCCACCCTGTTCACCCAGGACAGCCCGGGGGTCGCCGGTCTCGGCGAGCCCTGGGACTTCTTCGGCTCGGCGCTGGCCAGCGGCGATTTCGACGCCGACGGCCGCGCCGACCTGGCGATCGGAGTGCCGGGCGAGGGCCTGACCGACAACCAGCGCGCGATGGACTACGGCGACGGCACCGTGGACGTGCTCTACGGCTCGCCCCACGGGCTGCGGGGCGGACGCGCGCAGGCCTGGTCACAGCGGTCGCTCGCGGGTGAGCCCCGCTACTTCGACCGGTTCGGCGCCGCGCTGGCCGCCGGTGACCTCAACGGCGACGGCGACGACGAGCTGGTGGTGGGCGTGCCGGGAGAGAACGCCGTCCAGGTGCTCGCCGGCAGCGGCGCGGGCGGCCTGACCCGGAAGAACAACGTGCTGGTCCCCGGCCGGGGCGGCGGCTTCGGCTCGGCCCTCGCCACGGTCACGGGCCGGGGCCTGGTCGTGGCCGCCCCGGACGACGGCAGGCTCACCCTGCTGCGGGGAAGCGTGAAGAAGGGCGCGTATCCGGGCGTGAGCCCGGCGACGACGGCGAGGACCCTCGCCACCACCGCCGGGGGCGCGCTCTTCGGCTATGCGCTCACAGGACCCTAG
- a CDS encoding cytochrome P450, with translation METDLADLGFWRRPLKERHEAFSRLRDLDRPVFFEEKRVPLLRSGKGFYALVRHADVVEAGRNAKVFSSRPGVTSPEPPGWVKHVFGESMVNMDDPRHARLRRIVSRAFSPKMLTGLQDGIDAACARIVDDVLTAGAGDFVGQVASRLPIHVICDMMGIPEAMRAKVHEHVDVSTAYSGIRPSLTQTVRMAARNTRALFALQRLVIELGRERAATPRGDLVSALVTANVDGERLTDRELGSFFALLLVAGNETARNTMAHGIKLLTDNPDQRRLLVEDFDARIGGAIEEMVRHVSPIMQFRRTVTEDYDLRGLRLKAGDKVVLFYGSANRDREVFPDPDRFDITRDTKPHVGFGGPGPHFCLGANLARQEIRTMFRELFTRLPEIRSLGEPELLVSNFDNSVRRQGFTF, from the coding sequence ATGGAAACCGACCTGGCTGACCTGGGGTTCTGGCGTCGCCCGCTCAAAGAGCGGCACGAGGCGTTCTCGCGCCTGAGAGACCTGGACAGGCCGGTGTTCTTCGAGGAGAAGCGGGTACCGCTGCTCCGCTCGGGCAAGGGGTTCTACGCGCTCGTCCGGCACGCCGACGTGGTGGAGGCCGGCCGCAACGCCAAGGTGTTCTCCAGTAGGCCCGGGGTGACCAGCCCCGAGCCGCCCGGCTGGGTGAAGCACGTGTTCGGCGAGTCCATGGTCAACATGGACGACCCCCGCCACGCGCGGCTGCGCCGCATCGTCTCCCGGGCGTTCAGCCCCAAGATGCTGACCGGCCTGCAGGACGGCATCGACGCCGCGTGCGCGCGGATCGTCGACGACGTGCTCACGGCCGGGGCCGGCGACTTCGTCGGCCAGGTCGCCTCCCGGCTGCCCATCCACGTCATCTGCGACATGATGGGGATCCCCGAGGCCATGCGGGCCAAGGTGCACGAGCATGTGGACGTCTCCACCGCCTACAGCGGGATCCGCCCCAGCCTGACGCAGACCGTCAGGATGGCCGCCCGCAACACGCGCGCCCTGTTCGCCCTGCAGCGCCTGGTGATCGAGCTCGGCCGGGAGCGCGCCGCGACGCCGCGAGGCGACCTGGTCTCGGCATTGGTCACCGCCAACGTCGACGGCGAAAGGCTGACCGACAGGGAGCTGGGCTCGTTCTTCGCGCTCCTGCTCGTCGCGGGTAACGAGACGGCGCGCAACACCATGGCACACGGCATCAAGCTGCTCACCGACAACCCGGACCAGCGGCGCCTGCTGGTGGAGGACTTCGACGCGCGGATCGGCGGGGCGATCGAGGAGATGGTCCGCCACGTCTCACCCATCATGCAGTTCCGCCGCACCGTCACCGAGGACTACGACCTGCGCGGCCTGCGCCTGAAGGCCGGGGACAAGGTCGTGCTCTTCTACGGCTCGGCCAACCGGGACAGGGAGGTCTTCCCCGACCCCGACCGGTTCGACATCACCCGCGACACCAAGCCGCACGTCGGCTTCGGCGGCCCCGGGCCGCACTTCTGCCTGGGGGCCAACCTCGCCCGCCAGGAGATCAGGACGATGTTCCGCGAGCTGTTCACCCGGTTGCCGGAGATCCGTTCGCTCGGTGAGCCGGAGCTGCTGGTGTCCAACTTCGACAACAGCGTCCGGCGTCAGGGGTTCACCTTCTAG